Sequence from the Terriglobales bacterium genome:
ATATGCGCTTGATCCGCAAGCACCTATCCGCATCGTCGTGGAGCAAGGGCATGTGACTTTGTACGGTGCAGTGGATAACAAGCTGGACAGGCAAGTTGCATACATGCAGGCGCGGTCAGTACCAGGCGCGTTCAGCGTGGACAACAAAATTGCGATACCCGGCGACCGAACCAATATGGACCAGGCCCGCTGAATAACGGGGAGTCCTCAGAAAGCACAGCATTTTTGCTGTGCTTTTCTGTTGTAGACCAACCTAGGGTTCAAAGAGCGTTCAATTTTTGTTGACCGCGCAGACTCCAGCTACAATATTGTTGTGCCTCTGCTTCGCGACATTCGCACCACTCTGGAGATGATCAAGTGGGAGCACTCCGTTTTCGCGCTTCCGTTTGCTCTTTGCGGCGCTATGCTTGCGGCTCGAGGATGGCCGGCGGCGTGGCAGCTCTTCTGGATTGTTGTCGCCATGGTGGGCGCGCGCTCGGCTGCCATGGCCTTCAATCGTCTGATAGATGCTGAAATTGACGCTGCCAATCCGCGCACGAGCATGCGCGCCATACCTGCCGGCGCCCTTTCGCGAAAGTTCGTTGCCGTCTTTGTCGTGATCTCAGCCGCTGTTCTCATGCTGGCTGCGTGGCGGCTGAATCGTCTGGCTTTTTACCTTTCTCCTGTGGCGCTGGCTGTAGTTCTCTTGTATTCATTTACCAAACGGTTTACGAGCTGGTCGCATCTGGTGTTGGGTTTCGCTTTGGGAATCGCTCCTGCCGCAGCCTGGATCGCAGTTCGCGGATCACTCGATCCGCGTATCCTGCTGCTTACAGCGGCTGTGACCTTTTGGGTGAGCGGATTTGATGTGCTCTACGCCTGCCAGGATTACGAGTTTGACCGCCAGCGGGGACTGTATTCGATTCCGCGCTTTGCCGGTATCAGCAATGCGCTCTGGATCGCCCGCGTCCTGCATTTCATCATGCTCGGCCTGTTGGCGGCGTTGGTGATGGTCTTTGGATTAGGGAAGTTTTCGCTCGCCGGGGTCCTGGTGGTGGCCGTGTTGCTGATCTACGAGCATTCGCTGGTGCGTGCCAATGATCTCAGCAAACTCAACGCCGCATTTTTCACGATGAACGGCGTTATCTCAGTCGTGTTTTTCCTTTTTATCGCCGCAGATCTGCTCTTGCCTAACCTGGGCGGGCGTTAAGAAGTCGAATATTTAAACCGCAGGTGTTTCTGAGATGTCGCCGTTAGCGCGCCCCGCCGATTGGCTTTTGCTCAAAACTGAGTGATTCCATGCTGCGAATCAAGGTATCCATGTCATCGGAGTTCACAGCCATGAAAGTGAATGTGACTGCGTAATTCGATGACAACATGAAAACCTGGGTTTGATAGAAGACAGGACTGCCAGGCGTGGACTTCGATACCAGATCAACCCGATAGAACTGCTTGCCTGCAAACGTGTACTGCTTATCGGTGTGCAGCACATCAAAGCCGCCCGACGGCCCGGCAAATGTTTTCAGAGCGCCTTCGATAAAAGTCTTCGGGGTGGTGTTCTTCGGCAAAGGGTCGGCGTTAATCGCGATGTAGCGCATATCCGTTCCATCCGATGACGCAGGATTGCCGGTAAACAATGCGTATTGGCTCGCCCCGGAGCTGGAAGACTGGACCGCGGTGCCCTTCCAACCTTCCGGATAACGATAGGAGAATCCGAAATAGCTGTTTACGTAATGCTTCCCGTCAATAACTCCGAAATCGGGGTGAGGTTCAGTCACTTGCGGACCGAGTTCAGCCCGCGGACCGGAGCCCTGAGGCTGGCCGATCAGGGACGAGGCCATTAGTATGATGGCGCAAAATAAAGCAATGACAGAAACACGTTGTACGGACATGAAGAAACCTCATAACTTAATATATGTATGGGTTTTTGATTGCATACTCGCCACCATGTTGGGCGAGATGGGTCGTTTTCAAAGTAGCTCTTACACCCCAGCTATTGAGGTGCTAACTGCTTAAGTACATTCCACTTTCTCATCATTGGACAGTAACGCGAAAGTTACTCTAGTACCATATACTGGTACCAAAGTAACATACGTACCATTATGTGGTACGATGTCGCGAGTTATGAAATTCCTGAAATGAAACGCTTGCGCCTTTTCAGGGGCCGGAAAGCATGCCAGTTTTTGAACGCTGGAATGGGTTTGCCGGTTAAGAGTTGAACACCATGTGCTGATTACTAAATAATTGCTAAATACTTTTTTCACGCGTTATCATCAATAATAGTTAACAGTTCATGATGCACACACGCCAGACCCACGCTTTTCAGACCGACGACATACGCCTGCGTCCTATTGCCGATAAGGTAGTTGCCGGCGAACGGCTCACGCCAGCGGATGCACTCGCGCTCTTTCAATCGTCCGATATTTTGGCCATTGGCTGGATGGCCAACCAGGTGCGCGAACGCATGCACGGTGATGTGACCTACTTCAACGTGAACCGTCACATTAATCCGACGAACGTCTGCGTGGCTGCCTGCCGTCTGTGCGCCTTCGGACGAAAAAAAGATACGCACGGTTCCTACACCATGGCGCTGGAAGAAGCCTGGCAAACGGCGGCATCGGGCTATTCGGAAGCTGTGACGGAGTTCCACATCGTCGGAGGATTGCATCCTGACCTGCCATTCTCGTATTTTCTGGACCTGATTGCCGGACTCAAACAGCGCTTTCCCAAAGTGCATCTCAAGGCGTTCACCATGGTAGAAGTTGCGTATCTGGCCAAGCGAGCGAAGCTTTCAATCCGTGAGACGCTGGAACAATTGAAGATGGCGGGCGTGGATTCGCTGCCTGGCGGCGGCGCAGAGATTTTTGCCCCGCGGGTACGGTCCATCATCTGCGACCATAAGATTGACGGTTCCGAGTGGCTGGAAACCGCGCGCCTCGCGCACCAGATCGGGCTGCGCTCCAACGCGACCATGCTCTACGGCCACGTGGAAAACGATGAAGACCGCGTAGATCATTTGCTCAAGCTGCGTCAGTTGCAGGATGAAACCAGCGGCTTTCAGACTTACATTCCGCTGGCGTTCCATCCTGATAACACACCTTTGCAACACCTGCCAAAAACCACCGGCATGCTGGACATCAAGAACATCGCATTAGGCCGCCTGGTGCTCGATAATTTTCCGCACATCAAGGCCTACTGGCAGATGATGACACCTAAAATCGCGCAGATTGCCTTGCGCTTCGGCGCCGATGACATTGACGGCACCGTGATCGAGGAAAAAATCTACCACGACGCCGGCGCGACGACTCCGCAGGGAATGCGCCGCGAAGAGTTGACCCGGCTTATCCGCGAGGCCGGCCGCGAGCCGGTTGAGCGCGACACCATGTACCACCCTGTTACCCGCACCGAGACGTCGTTTACGGTTGCGGTGTAAGCGTAACCATCTAAATCGGCGTTGACCGCGTTCATCGTTCATTGTTCATCTGCGGCGAAAGGAAATCCTCGTTCTGCACAGCACAAGATTTCAAATTGCAAGAAATTTATCTACCTAGAACCCACTCATAGGTAGATTATTTCTGCTCCCGCTGTTTCTTGCGGGTGTAGAATCACGGCAGATAAGAGGTTCCAGGCACAAATCTCATCCTGCACTGGAAAAACGTTAACGTTCCCAGCGACTTCGATTCCCAACGAGGTTCTAATGAACGTGCATATCAGTTATAAAACCGCTAAGGCCCCCGATGTTGAGCGGGAATTTGCACACCATATCCAAAAATTAGACCGGCGGCTGCTGGTCTTTCGTCCTGACCTGGTGCATCTGCACGGGATTGTAGACCAGGGCAGCTCTTTGCGTGGCGAGACTTCCATCTCGCTCAATTTGCGTTTGCCTTCAGGGCAGCTCGCCTCGCAGCAATCGGGTCCGACGGCGGTGAGGGCCATGAAGGCCGCGTTCAGCGAACTGTTGAAACAACTGACCAAGCACAAAGACCTGCTGCGCGGATTTCACCGCCGCGCGCGCCGAAAAGCAGGGAATGGCCTGGCGAAGCAGATCCCGTTCGAGCAGACGTTTGCTGCAGTGCATCCCCCGCTGGCTTCGGTGGAGGACATCTATTCATTTGTTAACGCGAATTTAGTGAAGATCGAACGGTTTATCGTGCGCGAGATGCGCTATCGCACCAACCAGGCACAGGTGGATTCGGAGGCCGTAGATCCGAAAGAAGTTCTCGATGAAGTCGTGGCTACGGCTTTGGGCGAAGAGGAGAACAAGCCCGAACTTCTTACCCTGGAACGCTGGATGTATCGCCTGGCCATACAAGCAATCAACCGCCTGACGAGCAACGATCCCGAACAGGAGAATGCAGTTCCCCTGGAACGCTCGGAGCGCAAACGCAACGTGACCGGCAGCGACGAGGCCGAAATGCAGTTCCATCAGCCCGACGAAACCCTGCTGGCAGAAAGTGTAATTGCCGACCGCCGCCAGGCCACGCCGGAAGAAATCACGTATTCCGACGAGATGATCAACTTAGTAGAGGTTGCGTTGCTCCGGGCAAAAAAAGAAGACCGGGAAGCGTTCATTCTGTATGCGGTTGAAGGCTTCACACTTGATGAAATTGCTACCACCACGGAACGCAACGGCGAACAAGTGCGCAAATCCATTCACAATGCGCGTACGTATTTGAAGAAGACACTTCATATTCCCAATCCCTTTAAAGACAGGCTGCTGCAACATTCCCGAATTGCGTAATTTGAAGATGATCACTGATGTGTTAGCGGCATCGTGAAAATGGCATAATGTCCCTCTGAATCCTGCAAGGGGGGTTAGTGCCATGAAATTTTCTCGCCGTGATTTTCTTGCTACCGCCGCGTTAACTTCTGCCTCATTGGCGGCGGGCATAGAAAGCGATGCCCAGGAAACCACCACCCACGATCACAAACCGCGTCAGACGATGACCATGGCGGAGCCGGTTGCTTACAAGCGTCCGGTCATTATCTGCAAGCCCACGGGAACGCAGGGGATTGACGCTGCTTACGACATGCTGCGCAACGGACAGGATACGCTTGATGCCGTCCTGCACGTCTGCAAGGTGCAGGAGGATGATCCGAATGACGACTCGGTCGGTCTGGGCGGATTGCCGAATGAAGAGGGTGTGGTGGAGCTTGACGCCTGTTGCATGCACGGTCCTACACGGCGCGCCGGATCGGTGGGCGGTGTACGCAACATCAAAAATGTTTGCCTCGTCGCCAAAGCCGTGATGGAGCACACGGGACACGTCATGCTCGTCGGCGAAGGCGCCGAGCGCTTTGCTGTTGACATGGGCTTTCCCAGAGAAAACCTTCTCACCGAGCACTCGCGCAAGATCTGGTTGCTGTGGAAAGAGACCCACTCTGATAAAGACTGGTGGGGACCAGGCGTGGCCGATCCAAGCTGGAAGCCTCCGATTCAAACTCCACGGTCAAGATATGTTCCCCGATCGGGAAAAGATGTGGAAGCAGCTATCCACGAGCTGGAGCCTCTGGCCGCCGCCATTGGCATTGAGCCGGAATTTCGCCGCGGCGCCATCGAGCGCGTGCTCTTTCCGCCAACCGGCACGATTCACGTCTCCGCGGTGAACGAAAAGGGAGAGATGTCGGGTGCGACCACCACCAGCGGTCTGGCATGGAAGCTTGCTGGACGCCTGGGCGACTCACCCATCATCGGCGCGGGATGCTACACCGATCAGGATGTGGGCTCCGCGGGCGCTACTGGCAGCGGCGAGGAGAACATCAAGGTCGCAGGTGCGCATACTATCGTGGAAAACATGCGCAAGGGAATGTCGCCACAGGAGGCGGGCATGGAGACGCTCCGCCGCATCGCCCGCAACCACAATAACGATATGAACCGCTTGCGTTACCTCGACATGGTCTATTACATTCTGCGCAAAGATGGGGCTTATGCCGGCGTTGCTCTGTGGAGCGGACCGCCAGATCATCCGCGCAGCTTCGCGGTGCACGATGGAACCAAGCGCATCGAGAAGTGCGCATATCTGTTTGAAGGTGCTTCCATTGATTGGCCGCCGATTCCCAAGCTGCCTGAAAATTGATGTGGCGCTTCAACGCCGGCTCACCATCCCAGGACGTAGGCAAAAATCAACGGCGCAACAATGGTGGCGTCTGACTCGATGATGAACTTCGGCGTGTCTATTCCCAACTTGCCCCACGTGATTTTTTCGTTGGGGACCGCGCCGGAATATGAGCCATAACTGGTGGTGGAGTCGCTGATCTGGCAGAAATATGCCCATAGCGGAACATTGTTGCGTTGCAAATCCTGATGCAGCATGGGAACGACGCAAATAGGGAAGTCGCCGGCGATTCCGCCGCCAATCTGGAAGAAGCCCAGCGGGGTTTTGGCTGTGGTCTCGGTGTACCATTCGGCAAGTTCCATCATGTACTCGATTCCTGTCCTGACCGTGTGGACTTTTTTTACATCGCCGCTGATGCAGTGGCCGGCGTACATATTTCCGAGGGTAGCGTCCTCCCATCCGGGGACGAACATAGGCAGATTTTTTTCTGCTGCCGCCATCAGCCAACTGTTCTTAGGATCAATCTGGTAGGAATCCTTGAGCTTGCAGGCCCGCAAGATCTTATACATAAACTCGTGAGGGAAGTAGCGTTCGTTCTTCTTATCTGCCGCCACCCACTCTTCCAGTACCACGCTTTCGATGCGGCGCATGGCCTCCATCTCTGGGATGCACGTATCTGTTACACGGTTCATGTGCCGGGCGAGCAGTGCGGCTTCGTCCTTCGGGGTCAGATCACGGTAATGGGGGACGCGCTCGTAGAAATTGTGGGCCACGAGATTGAAGACGTCCTCCTCGAGGTTGGCGCCGGTACAACAGATGCCGTGGACTTTATCCTGGCGGATCATCTCGGCCAAAGATATCCCCAACTCGGCCGTGCTCATGGCCCCGGCAATGGTTACAAACATCTTGCCGCCCTTTTCCAGGAGCTGGATATAGCCTTTGGCGGCATCCATCATCGCCGCCGCGTTGAAGTGCCGGTAGTGCCGTTGCATGAACTCGGTGATAGGACCCATTACAGCTCCGTTCAGATGAAGTTGTTAAACCTCACAAGATATCATGAATGAAAAAAACTCTCACCTAGAGACGAACAATATGGAGACGGTTCTCTGAGTGAAAGCTCGAACTTGCCGAGAATTACATTGCGAAATTGGGTTCAGAACGCGTCAGAGCCGGTGATGTTCGCACCGATGATCAACGCGTGGATGTCATGCGTACCCTCATAGGTCTTGACCGATTCCAGGTTCATCATGTGGCGCATCACAGGGTAGTCATCGGTGATGCCATTGGCCCCGAGGATGTCGCGGGCCATGCGGGCGCACTCCAGGGCCATCCAGACGTTGTTGCGCTTGGCCATGGAGATATGTTGGTGCTGGACCTTTTCTGCGTCTTTCAAACGGCCAACCTGTAACGCCAGAAGCTGGGCCTTGGTGATCTCGCTGATCATCCAGACTAATTTTTCCTGGACCAACTGGTGCGAGGCGATGGGCTGATCGCGGAACTGCTTACGGACCTGGGAATATTGCAATGCGGCGTCATAGCAGGCCATGGCTGCGCCGATTGCGCCCCAGGAGATTCCGTAACGCGCCTGGTTGAGGCACATAAGCGGCGACTTCAGCCCGCCCGAGCCGAGTAAAAGATTGGACGCGGGTATGTGCACATCCTGCAGCGCCAGTCCTGAGGTCACCGACGCGCGCAGCGACCACTTGCCGTGGACATCGGTGGCTTTGAATCCGGGCCGGTCGGTCTCGACGAGAAAGCCGCGGACTTTGTCTCCCTCATCTTCGACTTTGGCCCAGATGACGGCAACATCGGCGATGCTGCCGGAGGTGATCCACATCTTCTCGCCGTTCAGGGTGTACTCGTTGCCCGATTTTTTGGCGCGGGTGAGCATGCCACCGGGGTTGGAGCCGAAGCCGGGCTCGGTCAACCCGAAGCATCCGATCTTTTCGCCCTTTTGCAGAGCTGGCAGCCACTTCTGTTTTTGTTCTTCGCTGCCAAACGCGTAGATGGGATACATCACCAGCGCCGACTGCACGCTCACGAATGAGCGTACGCCGCTGTCGCCGCGCTCCAGCTCCTGCATCACCAGGCCGTATTCGACGTTGCTCATGCCGGCGCAGCCGTAGCCCTTAAGGCTGGCGCCAAAGAATCCCAACTCGCCGAAGGGTTTCACCAGCTCGCGCGGGAAGCGGCCTTCACGGTTGCACGGTTCGATGATCGGGATGAGGTTCTCTTCGATGAACTTGCGGGTCGTGTCGCGCACCAAGCGCTCGTCGTCGTTGAGCAGGGAGTCGAACTCGATGAAGTCCACTCCCTTGAATTTCACGGGCATAGTCCGTCCTTACGGTTGGGCATCCAGGGGAAGTGCTTACAGTTTTTCGAAAAATTCGCAGCCGGAGCAGGAAATATAGATTCCACCTGAGATGCTACGCTCACGGTCCTTCATGCGTTTTACGATGCGGGTGGGCTTGCCGCACTTGGGACAATCGGTGCTCTTGCTGGTATCCATGACCTTTTTGCGGTCGGCTGTCTTGGCAATCTTTGCCATGTGTCAATCTCCTAAAATAATTTCGGATTTGCGGCAGCGGTGCTTGGGCGCGAATGCAACCGTGGATGGCCCGCTGGGAGGGATTCTGGAAAAAATCTCTGCTCACCTCGCCGCAGATCCAGTTTACATGAGAAGAGCAGGGATTGTCGTGGGCTTGCGTAGGTGTGACTTATTTCCGCTTCGAGCGTCAGTTGTCATGAGGCCTGAGTTTCCGGTAGTGTAGAAGCAATCCCTCAAAGAAGGTCATATTCAATATTCAGGAGAAAAGGTAATGAAAAAGATCATGGGCATGATGCTGTTAATGGCGCTGGTGGGGGGCTTGGCCTTCGCCGGGGATCCCGATAAAGCAAAAACTCAGACCATCACAGGCTATCTGGTGGATGTGGCTTGCGCTGCCGATAATGCGTCCCATCCGGAGCCGGGCTTTGCGGCCAAGCACGATAAAGGCTGCTTGCAGATGGCAGAGTGCGTACAAAGCGGCTATGCCATTTTGACCGACGATAACAAAGTCATTAAATTGGACAAACAATCCAACGAAACCGCCAAGAAGCTCATCGCTGATACCGACAAAAAAGACAACTGGAAGATCAGCGCCACCGGCACATTGAATGGAAACCTCTTCGCTGCACAATCGCTTAAATTGCAGTAAGGGAATTACGGTACGTGGGCGCAAAATGCCCACACCGGCTACTGGGGCGCCAGTTCGGGCGCCCTTTGACTTTTTAGCGCGGACTCGATTTCATGAACGATCTCCCGGGCAGCCTGGGCCGGGTTTTTGGCCTCGGTAATGGGTCTCCCAACGACGATATAGCTGGCGCCGGAGTTAATCGCGGCTGAGGGCGTAGCTACTCGTGCCTGGTCGTCGTCGGCCGAGCCTGCTGGGCGAATCCCAGGGGTGACGATAGCAAATCCTGCTCCCAGCTCCTGGCGTAACGCTTTGACTTCGGCGACGGAGCTTACTACGCCTCCGCAGCCGGCGGCCAGCGCCAGAGAGGCCAGCCGTAAGACGTTATCGGTGGTTTTCCCAGAAAAACCGACTTCCTGGACGTCCTGATCTGTGAAGCTAGTGAGCACAGTAACGGCCAACACCAAGGGCGGGTGGGTGGCCGAAGTGGCGGCTTTGACGGCCGCGTTTAGCATCCTGCTTCCCCCGGAGGCATGGATAGTGAGCATACTTACACCCAAGGCTGAAGCCGAGCTAACGGCTGCGGCCACGGTGTGGGGGATGTCATGAAATTTGAGGTCGAGGAAGACCTTTTTGCCGGAAGCGACCAGATCGCGGACAATTTC
This genomic interval carries:
- a CDS encoding acyl-CoA dehydrogenase family protein, translating into MPVKFKGVDFIEFDSLLNDDERLVRDTTRKFIEENLIPIIEPCNREGRFPRELVKPFGELGFFGASLKGYGCAGMSNVEYGLVMQELERGDSGVRSFVSVQSALVMYPIYAFGSEEQKQKWLPALQKGEKIGCFGLTEPGFGSNPGGMLTRAKKSGNEYTLNGEKMWITSGSIADVAVIWAKVEDEGDKVRGFLVETDRPGFKATDVHGKWSLRASVTSGLALQDVHIPASNLLLGSGGLKSPLMCLNQARYGISWGAIGAAMACYDAALQYSQVRKQFRDQPIASHQLVQEKLVWMISEITKAQLLALQVGRLKDAEKVQHQHISMAKRNNVWMALECARMARDILGANGITDDYPVMRHMMNLESVKTYEGTHDIHALIIGANITGSDAF
- the mqnE gene encoding aminofutalosine synthase MqnE; its protein translation is MMHTRQTHAFQTDDIRLRPIADKVVAGERLTPADALALFQSSDILAIGWMANQVRERMHGDVTYFNVNRHINPTNVCVAACRLCAFGRKKDTHGSYTMALEEAWQTAASGYSEAVTEFHIVGGLHPDLPFSYFLDLIAGLKQRFPKVHLKAFTMVEVAYLAKRAKLSIRETLEQLKMAGVDSLPGGGAEIFAPRVRSIICDHKIDGSEWLETARLAHQIGLRSNATMLYGHVENDEDRVDHLLKLRQLQDETSGFQTYIPLAFHPDNTPLQHLPKTTGMLDIKNIALGRLVLDNFPHIKAYWQMMTPKIAQIALRFGADDIDGTVIEEKIYHDAGATTPQGMRREELTRLIREAGREPVERDTMYHPVTRTETSFTVAV
- a CDS encoding deoxyhypusine synthase family protein, whose translation is MGPITEFMQRHYRHFNAAAMMDAAKGYIQLLEKGGKMFVTIAGAMSTAELGISLAEMIRQDKVHGICCTGANLEEDVFNLVAHNFYERVPHYRDLTPKDEAALLARHMNRVTDTCIPEMEAMRRIESVVLEEWVAADKKNERYFPHEFMYKILRACKLKDSYQIDPKNSWLMAAAEKNLPMFVPGWEDATLGNMYAGHCISGDVKKVHTVRTGIEYMMELAEWYTETTAKTPLGFFQIGGGIAGDFPICVVPMLHQDLQRNNVPLWAYFCQISDSTTSYGSYSGAVPNEKITWGKLGIDTPKFIIESDATIVAPLIFAYVLGW
- the pyrF gene encoding orotidine-5'-phosphate decarboxylase, whose amino-acid sequence is MSLPRERLIVALDVSTTSEATKIVQSVGESAGLFKVGKQLFTAVGPEIVRDLVASGKKVFLDLKFHDIPHTVAAAVSSASALGVSMLTIHASGGSRMLNAAVKAATSATHPPLVLAVTVLTSFTDQDVQEVGFSGKTTDNVLRLASLALAAGCGGVVSSVAEVKALRQELGAGFAIVTPGIRPAGSADDDQARVATPSAAINSGASYIVVGRPITEAKNPAQAAREIVHEIESALKSQRAPELAPQ
- a CDS encoding UbiA-like polyprenyltransferase, encoding MPLLRDIRTTLEMIKWEHSVFALPFALCGAMLAARGWPAAWQLFWIVVAMVGARSAAMAFNRLIDAEIDAANPRTSMRAIPAGALSRKFVAVFVVISAAVLMLAAWRLNRLAFYLSPVALAVVLLYSFTKRFTSWSHLVLGFALGIAPAAAWIAVRGSLDPRILLLTAAVTFWVSGFDVLYACQDYEFDRQRGLYSIPRFAGISNALWIARVLHFIMLGLLAALVMVFGLGKFSLAGVLVVAVLLIYEHSLVRANDLSKLNAAFFTMNGVISVVFFLFIAADLLLPNLGGR
- a CDS encoding N(4)-(beta-N-acetylglucosaminyl)-L-asparaginase; this translates as MKFSRRDFLATAALTSASLAAGIESDAQETTTHDHKPRQTMTMAEPVAYKRPVIICKPTGTQGIDAAYDMLRNGQDTLDAVLHVCKVQEDDPNDDSVGLGGLPNEEGVVELDACCMHGPTRRAGSVGGVRNIKNVCLVAKAVMEHTGHVMLVGEGAERFAVDMGFPRENLLTEHSRKIWLLWKETHSDKDWWGPGVADPSWKPPIQTPRSRYVPRSGKDVEAAIHELEPLAAAIGIEPEFRRGAIERVLFPPTGTIHVSAVNEKGEMSGATTTSGLAWKLAGRLGDSPIIGAGCYTDQDVGSAGATGSGEENIKVAGAHTIVENMRKGMSPQEAGMETLRRIARNHNNDMNRLRYLDMVYYILRKDGAYAGVALWSGPPDHPRSFAVHDGTKRIEKCAYLFEGASIDWPPIPKLPEN